Proteins encoded within one genomic window of Camelina sativa cultivar DH55 chromosome 19, Cs, whole genome shotgun sequence:
- the LOC104764722 gene encoding gibberellin-regulated protein 13 isoform X2, giving the protein MATKLSTIVFSIVVLHLLLSAHVHPIRLESPAPQPQPQPQPPQSQPSHHNSSQYGTTEGSLQPQECGPRCGDRCSNTQYKKPCLFFCNKCCTKCLCVPPGTYGNKQVCPCYNNWKTQTGGPKCP; this is encoded by the exons atggCAACAAAACTTAGCACCATTGTTTTCTCCATTGTTGTGTTACATCTTCTTCTGTCTGCCCATGTGCAT CCTATACGCTTGGAATCTCCTGctccacaaccacaaccacaaccacaaccaccacAGTCGCAACCATCGCATCACAATAGCTCTCAA TACGGCACTACTGAAGGCAGTCTTCAACCCCAAG AGTGTGGGCCAAG GTGTGGAGATAGATGCTCGAATACACAATACAAGAAGCCATGTTTGTTCTTCTGCAACAAATGTTGTACCAAGTGCTTGTGTGTACCTCCAGGTACTTATGGTAACAAGCAAGTATGTCCTTGCTACAACAACTGGAAGACTCAGACCGGTGGACCAAAATGCCCTTAA
- the LOC104764720 gene encoding folylpolyglutamate synthase isoform X2 has translation MLVYAKGLLKCGAPGVPFFFDKRKSFFTKTKRGFHSLPSVTRDRVHFNNNLRYSSKSTEVVEKTVIDMDSKEDKADNPALSSYDDAMEALSTLISRRNRGDRTPTSGSRDKLEQVIAYLKILDLEDKIKELKVIHVAGTEGKGSTCVFSEAILRNCGFRTGMFTSPHLIDVRERFRIDGLDISEEKFLQYFWECWKLLKEKAVDGLTMPPLFQFLTVLAFKIFVCEKVDVAVIEVGLGGKLDTTNVIQKPIVCGIASLGMDHMDILGNTLADIAFHKAGILKPQIPAFTVPQLSEAMEVLQKTANNLEVPLEVVAPLDLKKLDGVALGLSGDHQLVNAGLAVSLSRCWLQRTGNWEKIFPNESKETEIPVAFCRGLATARLHGRAQVVHDVVSDPQGSSGSTETSCGDLIFYLDGAHSPESMEACGRWFSAAVTGNKSLSTAVNGYRRNGEYSRESRDFNRVSKQILLFNCMEVRDPQVLLPKLVTTCASSGTHISRALFVPSMSTYNKVISGASAIPSDTRRKDLTWQFRLQRLWEKSIQGTDAALDHTLKSDGITALPPHDFLCGDAPHCGGPAGTQVVTSSAVMPSLPLTINWLRDCVRRNPSLKLEVLVTGSLHLVGDVLRLLKR, from the exons ATGCTCGTTTATGCGAAAGGGCTTCTAAAGTGCGGAGCACCTGGAGTTCCATTCTTTTTTGACAAAAGGAAATCTTTCTTCACTAAAACAAAGAGGGGCTTTCACAGTTTACCTTCGGTCACTAGGGATCGTGTTCATTTCAACAACA ATCTTAGGTACTCTAGCAAATCAACAGAAGTTGTGGAGAAGACTGTCATTGATATGGATTCAAAGGAAGACAAGGCAGATAATCCAGCTTTATCTTCATATGATGATGCCATGGAAGCGCTGTCGACTCTTATTTCTCGTCGAAACCGTGGAGACCGCACACCTACTAGTGGAAGTCGTGACAAGCTTGAACAAGTCATCGCATATCTCAAG ATTTTGGACCTGGAGGACAAGATAAAAGAACTAAAGGTTATTCATGTCGCAGGAACTGAAGGGAAG GGTTCAACATGTGTCTTTAGTGAGGCAATTTTACGTAATTGTGGGTTTCGAACCGGAATGTTTACATCTCCCCACCTGATTGATGTAAGGGAAAGATTCCGAATTGATGG CTTGGATATATCTGAGGAAAAGTTTCTACAGTATTTTTGGGAATGTTGGAAGTTACTGAAG GAGAAAGCTGTAGATGGTCTTACCATGCCGCCTCTTTTTCAATTCCTCACAGTATTGGcatttaagatttttgtttgtgaaaag GTTGATGTTGCTGTCATTGAAGTTGGACTTGGGGGAAAACTTGACACGACAAATGTG ATTCAAAAACCTATCGTCTGCGGCATTGCTTCTCTTGGGATGGACCATATGGATATATTGG GAAATACGTTAGCTGATATTGCATTTCATAAGGCTGGGATTCTCAAG CCTCAAATCCCCGCCTTCACAGTACCCCAACTCTCTGAAGCAATGGAAGTTCTTCAGAAAACAGCTAACAATCTTGAG GTTCCTCTGGAAGTAGTAGCGCCTCTTGACCTTAAAAAGTTGGACGGAGTTGCGCTCGGCTTGTCTGGGGATCATCAGCTTGTAAATGCAGGTCTTGCTGTTTCTCTTTCAAGATGCTGGCTTCAGAGAACTGGGAACTGGGAGAAGATATTTCCAAAT GAAAGCAAGGAAACTGAGATTCCCGTGGCATTCTGTCGTGGTCTTGCAACGGCACGTCTTCATGGGAGAGCTCAAGTTGTTCATGATGTAGTTTCAGATCCACAGGGATCGTCAGGTTCGACGGAAACTTCATGCGGTGATCTGATCTTTTACTTGGATGGAGCTCACAGTCCAGAAAGCATGGAGGCTTGTGGTCGATGGTTCTCTGCTGCAGTCACAGGAAACAAAAGCTTGTCGACTGCTGTCAATGGTTACAGGAGAAATGGGGAGTATAGTAGAGAGTCTAGAGACTTTAACAGAGTCTCCAAACAG ATTCTTCTGTTCAACTGCATGGAAGTGAGAGACCCTCAAGTTTTACTTCCAAAGCTCGTCACCACTTGCGCTTCCTCAG GCACTCATATCTCAAGAGCGCTTTTTGTTCCGAGCATGTCTACTTACAACAAGGTCATTTCGGGTGCATCAGCGATTCCTTCGGATACACGTAGAAAGGATTTGACTTGGCAATTCAGACTACAAAGACTATGGGAGAAATCAATCCAAGGAACAG ATGCTGCGCTTGACCATACACTGAAATCCGATGGAATAACCGCCTTACCACCCCATGATTTCCTATGTGGAGATGCACCTCATTGTGGAGGACCTGCAGGGACACAAGTCGTCACTTCCAGCGCTGTAATGCCTTCATTGCCATTGACTATAAACTGGCTACGAGACTGCGTGCGTCGAAACCCTTCACTGAAACTAGAG GTTTTGGTCACAGGATCGCTACATCTTGTTGGAGATGTGCTCAGATTGCTAAAGAGatga
- the LOC104764721 gene encoding kinesin-like protein KIN-7O, translated as MERIHVSVRARPLSSEDAKTSPWKISSNSIFMPNHSSPTFDFDRIFREDCKTVEVYEARTKAIVSAAVCGFNGTVFAYGQTNSGKTHTMRGSPIEPGVIPLAVHDLFDTIYQDTSREFLLRMSYLEIYNEDINDLLAPEHRKLQIHENLEKGIFVAGLREEIVASPQQVLEMMEFGESHRHIGETNMNLYSSRSHTIFRMIIESRQKMQDEGAGNACDAVRVSVLNLVDLAGSERAAKTGAEGVRLKEGSHINKSLMTLGTVIKKLSEGVENQGGHVPYRDSKLTRILQPALGGNANTAIICNITLAPIHADETKSSLQFASRALRVTNCAHVNEILTDAALLKRQKKEIEELRSKLKTSHSDRSEEEILNLRNTLLKSELERERIALELEEEKKAQAQRERVLQEQAKKIKNLSSMVLLSNRDEKREQDHFKKGKRRDTWCISKVSRDSPSEVQSNVLSRGSSLEPARSDRETGPLLPFSELINEPLHNINEEDEDSINETLEAPALPDPCALVNVTGRKKPSIKQKSHVVVENESDRIQREYEDLLLQYETERIISEIQIEFLKAKLGEEVISGDRKCKQFEVVGDVHVDEHVVNLRDPESILLIKQLQEKINILELEKSSSNQSLDDLVTVATKQNICAREKLAEIEEEIHAAREETHAAREQLVSKESEVSHVLNENLKSLVNVATEVEVLVSEFQKSKASVETICSVMDEGLQDFASFSSLIHDFTSFMHQSFEQHASQISSYQNVQSFLKQKVLDVENEKLLLQEQCSGLQIQIEELNQEAQKHETSLMMLSEHHESERSDLLSHIEDLEKDIASLSSSSLAKEKENIRKDLEKTKTKLKDTESKLKNSMQDKTKLEAEKASAERELKRLHSQKALLERDISKHESFASKRRDSLIAERSTNQLQEDFRQLEVLAFEMETTIASLEEELVAERGEKEEALCRNDGLDSEITALTEKLEHSNTQLEDLQKDVTELKTRLEGSSSDRQQLETSVKQLLEEKEELAMHLANSLLEMEEEKAIWSSKEKALTEAMDEKIRLYNIQIESLSKEMSEAKKQLESCRIECVTLADRLRCSEENAKLEKECSMEKSLEIDRLSDELRSVDAMSKQSQEVLNSDIDTLKSEVQWACEMSDTLRRELNYVTSERQGLLSRIEDLSKEFASSNCSQIENAKNLTEELTPRISGQEANPFKDAAAENKEKAKLKMRLRGTQARLDAICLRHKQSVQEIELMNRKFEEASTKLKEKLASKALEVVDLKKQLSASSRTKR; from the exons ATGGAAAGAATCCATGTCTCAGTCCGGGCGCGGCCTCTTTCGTCGGAGGACGCGAAGACTAGTCCTTGGAAGATCTCTTCCAACTCAATTTTCATGCCCAATCACTCTTCTCCCACTTTCGATTTCG ATCGGATTTTTAGAGAAGATTGTAAAACCGTCGAAGTGTATGAGGCACGGACGAAGGCGATTGTTTCTGCCGCCGTTTGTGGATTTAACG GAACCGTGTTTGCTTACGGTCAAACTAACAGTGGGAAGACACATACAATGCGAGGCTCCCCAATTGAACCTGGAGTCATCCCTCTCGCAGTACATGATTTGTTTGACACTATATATCAG GATACAAGCAGGGAGTTTCTATTGCGTATGTCGTACCTGGAGATTTATAACGAAGATATAAACGATCTGTTGGCTCCTGAACATCGAAAACTACAGATTCATGAAAATTTGGAG AAAGGAATATTTGTTGCTGGACTACGAGAAGAGATTGTCGCTTCCCCTCAACAAGTCCTTGAAATGATGGAATTTGGAGAAT CTCATCGGCATATTGGAGAGACAAATATGAATCTTTACAGTAGCAGATCGCATACTATTTTCCGCATG ATTATAGAAAGTAGACAGAAGATGCAAGATGAAGGTGCTGGAAATGCTTGTGATGCAGTCCGTGTTTCTGTACTG AATTTGGTGGATCTAGCTGGTTCAGAACGGGCTGCAAAAACCGGTGCAGAGGGTGTTAGGCTGAAGGAAGGCTCACATATAAATAAAAGCTTGATGACACTCGGGACGGTTATTAAAAAATTGAGTGAAGGAGTAGAAAATCAAGG TGGTCATGTTCCGTACCGGGACAGCAAGCTTACAAGGATCTTGCAGCCTGCTTTAGGTGGAAATGCAAATACAGCTATTATATGCAACATAACACTTGCACCG ATTCATGCAGATGAAACCAAGAGCAGTCTTCAATTTGCTAGCCGAGCACTGCGTGTCACTAACTGTGCCCATGTCAATGAG ATATTGACTGATGCTGCTCTACTAAAGCGCCAAAAGAAGGAGATAGAGGAGCTCAGGTCCAAACTAAAG ACTTCTCACTCTGACCGTTCAGAAGAAGAGATTCTTAACTTGCGCAATACCTTGTTGAAG TCtgaattagagagagaaaggatAGCACTTGAgttagaagaagagaagaaggcacAAGCTCAGAGGGAAAGAGTTTTGCAGgagcaagcaaaaaaaattaagaacttgAGTTCAATGGTTCTCCTTTCGAATAGAGATGAGAAGCGTGAGCAGGATCACTTTAAGAAG GGAAAGAGGAGGGATACATGGTGTATTAGTAAGGTTTCACGAGACTCCCCATCAGAG GTCCAGTCTAATGTTTTGTCAAGGGGGTCCTCTCTTGAACCTGCAAGATCAGATCGTGAGACTGGTCCACTACTTCCATTTTCGGAACTGATAAATGAACCTTTACATAACATTAACGAGGAAGACGAAGATAGTATCAATGAAACCCTTGAAGCTCCTGCACTTCCAGATCCATGTGCTTTAGTGAATGTCACAGGCAGAAAGAAGCCATCAATCAAGCAGAAAAGTCATGTAGTG GTTGAAAACGAGTCAGATAGAATTCAAAGGGAATATGAGGATCTCCTCTTGCAATACGAAACCGAG AGAATCATCAGCGAAATACAAATTGAGTTTCTTAAGGCGAAGTTGGGTGAAGAAGTTATATCTGGTGAtagaaaatgcaagcaatttGAAGTCGTTGGCGACGTGCATGTGGATGAACATGTTGTAAACTTAAGAGATCCAGAATCTATTCTTCTCATTAAGCAACTCCAAGAGAAG ATAAAcattctggagttggagaaatcTTCAAGCAACCAGAGTCTTGATGATCTTGTCACTGTAGCTACTAAGCAGAATATATGTGCCAGGGAAAAACTTGCTGAG ATTGAAGAAGAGATTCATGCTGCTAGAGAAGAGACCCATGCGGCTCGTGAACAACTTGTGTCCAAGGAGTCTGAAGTTTCTCATGTGCTTAAT GAGAATCTTAAATCTTTGGTCAATGTAGCAACAGAAGTTGAAGTCTTAGTGTCTGAATTTCAAAAATCTAAAGCGTCAGTGGAAACCATATGTTCAGTTATGGATGAGGGTCTCCAAGATTttgcttccttctcttctttgatACAT GATTTCACATCGTTTATGCACCAAAGTTTTGAGCAACATGCTTCACAAATCAGCAGCTACCAGAATGTCCAATCTTTTCTGAAACAAAAAGTTCTTGATGTTGAGAATGAGAAG CTTCTTTTGCAAGAGCAGTGTTCTGGTCTGCAGATCCAGATAGAAGAACTTAATCAGGAAGCTCAAAAGCATGAAACGTCCTTAATG ATGCTCTCGGAACACCATGAGTCGGAGAGGTCAGATCTCCTCTCTCACATAGAAGATCTTGAGAAGGATATAGCGAGTCTGTCATCCTCTTCCTTGGccaaagagaaggagaacaTAAGAAAAGATCTTGAGAAGACGAAAACAAAGCTAAAAGACACTGAATCCAAGCTAAAGAATTCCATGCAAGATAAAACCAAGCTAGAG GCCGAGAAAGCATCTGCTGAGAGAGAGTTAAAACGCTTGCATAGCCAGAAGGCCCTCCTCGAGAGAGACATCAGCAAACATGAGTCCTTTGCTAGTAAAAGACGCGACTCTCTTATTGCTGAGAGAAGTACTAACCAGTTGCAG GAAGACTTTAGACAGCTTGAGGTCCTTGCTTTTGAAATGGAAACAACAATTGCGTCCCTGGAGGAGGAGCTGGTTGCTGAACGTGGGGAGAAAGAGGAGGCACTATGTCGAAATGACGGTTTAGATTCAGAAATTACAGCTCTGACAGAGAAACTGGAGCACTCAAATACCCAATTAGAAGATCTGCAAAAAGATGTCACAGAGCTT AAAACGAGACTTGAAGGTTCATCTTCTGATCGGCAACAACTAGAAACCAGTGTTAAACAGTTGcttgaagaaaaggaagagcTAGCAATG CACCTGGCAAACTCGCTTTTGGaaatggaggaggagaaagcAATATGGAGCTCGAAAGAAAAAGCTTTGACAGAGGCCATGGACGAAAAGATcagattatataatatacaaattgAGTCACTATCTAAAGAAATGTCAGAG GCAAAGAAGCAGCTGGAATCTTGTCGAATTGAATGTGTTACTCTTGCTGATAGACTTAGATGTTCTGAGGAGAATGCAAAGCTGGAAAAAGAATGCAG CATGGAGAAGTCTCTGGAGATTGATAGATTGAGTGATGAACTTCGATCAGTTGATGCTATGAGTAAGCAATCTCAAGAG GTTCTCAATTCTGATATCGACACTCTAAAGTCCGAAGTTCAATGGGCTTGCGAGATGTCGGATACACTTCGGAGAGAGCTGAATTATGTCACAAGTGAGCGCCAGGGTTTGTTATCTCGCATAGAGGACTTGAGTAAGGAATTTGCTTCATCAAATTGTTCGCAG ATTGAAAATGCAAAAAATCTAACTGAAGAACTGACTCCCAGAATCTCAGGCCAAGAAGCCAATCCGTTTAAG GATGCAGCTGCAGAAAACAAGGAGAAGGCAAAGCTAAAGATGAGACTCAGAGGGACGCAAGCACGCTTAGATGCAATATGTCTAAGGCACAAACAGTCTGTGCAAGAAATAGAACTTATGAACAGGAAGTTCGAGGAAGCATCTACAAAGCTAAAGGAGAAGTTAGCATCAAAAGCACTCGAAGTGGTCGACCTCAAGAAGCAACTCTCTGCTTCTTCAAGAACAAAGCGGTGA
- the LOC104764720 gene encoding folylpolyglutamate synthase isoform X1 encodes MLVYAKGLLKCGAPGVPFFFDKRKSFFTKTKRGFHSLPSVTRDRVHFNNNLRYSSKSTEVVEKTVIDMDSKEDKADNPALSSYDDAMEALSTLISRRNRGDRTPTSGSRDKLEQVIAYLKILDLEDKIKELKVIHVAGTEGKGSTCVFSEAILRNCGFRTGMFTSPHLIDVRERFRIDGLDISEEKFLQYFWECWKLLKEKAVDGLTMPPLFQFLTVLAFKIFVCEKVDVAVIEVGLGGKLDTTNVIQKPIVCGIASLGMDHMDILGNTLADIAFHKAGILKPQIPAFTVPQLSEAMEVLQKTANNLEVPLEVVAPLDLKKLDGVALGLSGDHQLVNAGLAVSLSRCWLQRTGNWEKIFPNQESKETEIPVAFCRGLATARLHGRAQVVHDVVSDPQGSSGSTETSCGDLIFYLDGAHSPESMEACGRWFSAAVTGNKSLSTAVNGYRRNGEYSRESRDFNRVSKQILLFNCMEVRDPQVLLPKLVTTCASSGTHISRALFVPSMSTYNKVISGASAIPSDTRRKDLTWQFRLQRLWEKSIQGTDAALDHTLKSDGITALPPHDFLCGDAPHCGGPAGTQVVTSSAVMPSLPLTINWLRDCVRRNPSLKLEVLVTGSLHLVGDVLRLLKR; translated from the exons ATGCTCGTTTATGCGAAAGGGCTTCTAAAGTGCGGAGCACCTGGAGTTCCATTCTTTTTTGACAAAAGGAAATCTTTCTTCACTAAAACAAAGAGGGGCTTTCACAGTTTACCTTCGGTCACTAGGGATCGTGTTCATTTCAACAACA ATCTTAGGTACTCTAGCAAATCAACAGAAGTTGTGGAGAAGACTGTCATTGATATGGATTCAAAGGAAGACAAGGCAGATAATCCAGCTTTATCTTCATATGATGATGCCATGGAAGCGCTGTCGACTCTTATTTCTCGTCGAAACCGTGGAGACCGCACACCTACTAGTGGAAGTCGTGACAAGCTTGAACAAGTCATCGCATATCTCAAG ATTTTGGACCTGGAGGACAAGATAAAAGAACTAAAGGTTATTCATGTCGCAGGAACTGAAGGGAAG GGTTCAACATGTGTCTTTAGTGAGGCAATTTTACGTAATTGTGGGTTTCGAACCGGAATGTTTACATCTCCCCACCTGATTGATGTAAGGGAAAGATTCCGAATTGATGG CTTGGATATATCTGAGGAAAAGTTTCTACAGTATTTTTGGGAATGTTGGAAGTTACTGAAG GAGAAAGCTGTAGATGGTCTTACCATGCCGCCTCTTTTTCAATTCCTCACAGTATTGGcatttaagatttttgtttgtgaaaag GTTGATGTTGCTGTCATTGAAGTTGGACTTGGGGGAAAACTTGACACGACAAATGTG ATTCAAAAACCTATCGTCTGCGGCATTGCTTCTCTTGGGATGGACCATATGGATATATTGG GAAATACGTTAGCTGATATTGCATTTCATAAGGCTGGGATTCTCAAG CCTCAAATCCCCGCCTTCACAGTACCCCAACTCTCTGAAGCAATGGAAGTTCTTCAGAAAACAGCTAACAATCTTGAG GTTCCTCTGGAAGTAGTAGCGCCTCTTGACCTTAAAAAGTTGGACGGAGTTGCGCTCGGCTTGTCTGGGGATCATCAGCTTGTAAATGCAGGTCTTGCTGTTTCTCTTTCAAGATGCTGGCTTCAGAGAACTGGGAACTGGGAGAAGATATTTCCAAAT CAGGAAAGCAAGGAAACTGAGATTCCCGTGGCATTCTGTCGTGGTCTTGCAACGGCACGTCTTCATGGGAGAGCTCAAGTTGTTCATGATGTAGTTTCAGATCCACAGGGATCGTCAGGTTCGACGGAAACTTCATGCGGTGATCTGATCTTTTACTTGGATGGAGCTCACAGTCCAGAAAGCATGGAGGCTTGTGGTCGATGGTTCTCTGCTGCAGTCACAGGAAACAAAAGCTTGTCGACTGCTGTCAATGGTTACAGGAGAAATGGGGAGTATAGTAGAGAGTCTAGAGACTTTAACAGAGTCTCCAAACAG ATTCTTCTGTTCAACTGCATGGAAGTGAGAGACCCTCAAGTTTTACTTCCAAAGCTCGTCACCACTTGCGCTTCCTCAG GCACTCATATCTCAAGAGCGCTTTTTGTTCCGAGCATGTCTACTTACAACAAGGTCATTTCGGGTGCATCAGCGATTCCTTCGGATACACGTAGAAAGGATTTGACTTGGCAATTCAGACTACAAAGACTATGGGAGAAATCAATCCAAGGAACAG ATGCTGCGCTTGACCATACACTGAAATCCGATGGAATAACCGCCTTACCACCCCATGATTTCCTATGTGGAGATGCACCTCATTGTGGAGGACCTGCAGGGACACAAGTCGTCACTTCCAGCGCTGTAATGCCTTCATTGCCATTGACTATAAACTGGCTACGAGACTGCGTGCGTCGAAACCCTTCACTGAAACTAGAG GTTTTGGTCACAGGATCGCTACATCTTGTTGGAGATGTGCTCAGATTGCTAAAGAGatga
- the LOC104764722 gene encoding gibberellin-regulated protein 13 isoform X1: protein MATKLSTIVFSIVVLHLLLSAHVHPIRLESPAPQPQPQPQPPQSQPSHHNSSQYGTTEGSLQPQECGPRCGDRCSNTQYKKPCLFFCNKCCTKCLCVPPGTYGNKQVCPCYNNWKTQTGGPKCP from the exons atggCAACAAAACTTAGCACCATTGTTTTCTCCATTGTTGTGTTACATCTTCTTCTGTCTGCCCATGTGCAT CCTATACGCTTGGAATCTCCTGctccacaaccacaaccacaaccacaaccaccacAGTCGCAACCATCGCATCACAATAGCTCTCAA TACGGCACTACTGAAGGCAGTCTTCAACCCCAAG AGTGTGGGCCAAGGTGTGGAGATAGATGCTCGAATACACAATACAagaagccatgtttattcttctGCAACAAATGTTGTACCAAGTGCTTGTGTGTACCTCCAGGTACTTATGGTAACAAGCAAGTATGTCCTTGCTACAACAACTGGAAGACTCAGACCGGTGGACCAAAATGCCCTTAA